A region of Phytohabitans rumicis DNA encodes the following proteins:
- a CDS encoding epoxide hydrolase family protein, translating to MTPFRIEIPQADVDDLRERLARTRWAGQLPGDQWSRGVPVEHLRELAEYWRTGYDWRAREAELNAFPQFTTEIDGLRVHLLHVRSANPDALPLILTHGWPNTFVEFVRVIPELLADFHVVVPSVPGFGFSQAPEAGFSVNKVARMWAELMRRLGYDRYGTQGGDFGAYVAPEVAVVDPEHVVGVHIDGGLGFPTEADVADMTANEKAEYEVIMGWAGAGVDHHALLRAAPQTMAYGWHDSPAAALAWHAQKFHDFFDVVDRDLFLTNLSVYWFTGTFGTSSWPMYDTTHTTWPQGQARVPSGVYGGGPALFRRLADKHNTIVHWPEGNPGGHFVAMEEPVAHAADIKAFFGKVLA from the coding sequence ATGACGCCATTCCGCATCGAGATTCCCCAAGCCGACGTCGACGACCTGCGCGAACGGCTGGCCCGTACACGCTGGGCGGGTCAGCTGCCGGGAGACCAGTGGAGCCGCGGCGTGCCGGTGGAGCACCTGCGCGAGCTGGCCGAGTACTGGCGCACCGGGTACGACTGGCGCGCCCGGGAGGCGGAGCTGAACGCGTTCCCGCAGTTCACCACCGAGATCGACGGGCTGCGGGTGCACCTGCTGCACGTCCGCTCGGCGAACCCGGACGCGCTGCCGCTGATCCTCACCCACGGCTGGCCCAACACTTTCGTCGAGTTCGTCCGGGTCATCCCGGAACTGCTGGCGGACTTCCACGTGGTGGTGCCGTCGGTGCCCGGGTTCGGGTTCTCCCAGGCGCCGGAGGCCGGCTTCAGCGTCAACAAGGTGGCCCGGATGTGGGCGGAGTTGATGCGCCGCCTCGGCTACGACCGGTACGGCACCCAGGGCGGCGACTTCGGCGCGTACGTGGCCCCGGAGGTGGCGGTGGTGGATCCTGAGCACGTGGTCGGCGTGCACATCGACGGTGGCCTGGGCTTCCCGACGGAGGCGGACGTGGCCGACATGACGGCGAACGAGAAGGCCGAGTACGAGGTGATCATGGGCTGGGCCGGCGCCGGCGTGGACCACCACGCGCTGCTGCGGGCCGCGCCGCAGACCATGGCGTACGGCTGGCACGACTCGCCGGCCGCCGCGCTGGCCTGGCACGCCCAGAAGTTCCACGACTTCTTCGACGTGGTCGACCGGGACCTGTTCCTGACCAACCTGAGCGTGTACTGGTTCACCGGCACCTTCGGCACCTCGTCCTGGCCGATGTACGACACCACGCACACCACCTGGCCGCAGGGCCAGGCCCGGGTGCCCAGCGGCGTCTACGGCGGCGGCCCGGCGCTGTTCCGCCGCCTGGCCGACAAGCACAACACGATCGTGCACTGGCCGGAAGGCAACCCGGGCGGGCACTTCGTGGCCATGGAGGAGCCGGTGGCGCACGCCGCCGACATCAAGGCGTTCTTCGGCAAGGTGCTCGCATGA